One window from the genome of Oryza glaberrima chromosome 3, OglaRS2, whole genome shotgun sequence encodes:
- the LOC127768847 gene encoding uncharacterized protein LOC127768847 codes for MARRALPFVLLVAAAAAALVVVPATAATAEALVAHWGMRAAPCLEGTVEEECVADGEVGVVGLRRWRRRRRLFQLMDDEGGGDYGGGGAGAAAAAQYISYAALMRNSVPCSIPGASYYNCRPGADANPYTRGCSAITQCRD; via the coding sequence ATGGCACGGCGCGCGCTGCCGTTCGTCCTCCTCgtagccgccgcggcggcggcgctcgtcgtcgtccctgcgacggccgccaccgccgaggcgCTCGTCGCCCACTGGGGGATGCGGGCGGCGCCGTGCCTGGAGGGCACGGTGGAGGAGGAATGCGTGGCTGACGGggaggtcggcgtcgtcgggctgaggcggtggcggcggcggcggcggctgttccAGCTGATGGACgacgaaggaggcggcgactacggcggcggcggggccggggcggcggcggcggcgcagtacATCAGCTACGCGGCGCTGATGAGGAACTCGGTGCCGTGCTCCATCCCCGGCGCGTCCTACTACAACTGCCGGCCGGGCGCCGACGCCAACCCCTACACCCGCGGCTGCTCCGCCATCACCCAGTGCCGCGACTAG
- the LOC127766864 gene encoding ferritin-like catalase Nec2, which translates to MCCCCFTINSQEADVQKNTTHELMNNLQSEMASPRICCSALLVLLLVSSCNAGDHPACPAAWSAAVGAELFHGGVGGGGGGEAQCSAAAPHTPVAVFAHDVDPVRFALNLEFAEAEFFLHAAFGVGLDHLAPNLTLGGPPPVGARKAGLDELTWRVCAEFAYQEIGHLRAIQRTVGGIPRPLIDLSAHNFAKVMDEAVGYHLDPPFDPYANSLNFLLAVYVIPYLGINGYTGTNPLIDGYATKRLVAGLLAVESGQDAVVRGLLFERRRETVSPYGATVAELTDRVSALRNKLGQCGVKDEGLIVPEQLGAEGKICTNILSANVDSLSYSRTPAELLRILYLTGDEHVPGGFYPEGANGRIARMFLKKPPRINHGV; encoded by the exons atgtgctgctgctgtttcACTATAAATTCACAGGAAGCTGATGTGCAGAAGAACACTACCCATGAACTGATGAACAACCTGCAGTCAGAGATGGCGTCGCCGCGAATCTGCTGTTCGGCGCTGCTCGTGCTGCTCCTGGTTTCCTCGTGCAATGCAGGTGACCACCCGGCCTGCCCGGcggcgtggtcggcggcggtgggggcggagCTGTtccacggcggcgtcggcggcggcggcggcggggaggcgcagtgcagcgcggcggcgccgcacaCGCCGGTGGCCGTGTTCGCGCACGACGTGGACCCGGTGCGGTTCGCGCTGAACCTGGAGTTCGCCGAGGCGGAGTTCTTCCTGCACGCGGCGTTCGGCGTGGGGCTGGACCACCTCGCCCCCAACCTGACGCTGGGCGGCCCGCCGCCGGTGGGCGCCAGGAAGGCCGGCCTCGACGAGCTCACGTGGCGCGTCTGCGCCGAGTTCGCCTACCAGGAGATCGGCCACCTGAG GGCAATCCAGAGGACAGTGGGTGGGATCCCAAGGCCGCTGATAGACCTGAGCGCACACAACTTCGCCAAGGTAATGGACGAGGCGGTCGGCTACCACCTAGACCCGCCCTTCGACCCCTACGCCAACAGCCTCAACTTCCTCCTGGCTGTCTACGTCATCCCTTACCTGGGCATCAACGGCTACACGGGCACCAACCCGCTGATCGACGGCTACGCCACCAagcgcctcgtcgccggcctgcTCGCCGTCGAGTCTGGCCAGGACGCCGTCGTGCGCGGCCTCCTCTtcgagcgccgccgcgagaCAGTGTCCCCCTACGGTGCCACGGTGGCAGAGCTCACCGACCGTGTGTCGGCGCTACGAAACAAGCTAGGGCAGTGCGGAGTGAAGGACGAGGGGCTCATCGTGCCAGAGCAGCTCGGCGCTGAGGGGAAGATATGCACCAACATCCTCTCCGCCAACGTCGACTCGCTCTCCTACAGCCGAACGCCGGCAGAGTTGCTTAGGATACTCTATCTAACTGGCGATGAGCACGTGCCCGGCGGGTTCTACCCGGAGGGCGCTAATGGGAGGATTGCCCGAATGTTCCTCAAAAAGCCACCTCGCATTAACCACGGTGTCTAA
- the LOC127768494 gene encoding ATP-dependent Clp protease proteolytic subunit-related protein 3, chloroplastic produces the protein MASASLLLRLPTPSTAPSSGASSSFLSLPPTLLRQARGGAASSSALVARAASGGSPNPLFNPRADPFLSTLAAASPEELQAAAAGGGRRGDDHLPFLEIFQNAKLMASPAQVERSSSSYSQHRPRRPPPDLPSLLLHGRIVYIGMPLVPAVTELVVAQLMYLEWMNSKEPVYIYINSTGTARDDGEPVGMESEGFAIYDAMMRMKTEIHTLCIGAAAGHACLVLAAGKKGKRYMFPHAKAMIQQPRIPSYGMMQASDVVIRAKEVVHNRNTLVRLLARHTGNPPEKIDKVMRGPFYMDSLKAKEFGVIDKILWRGQEKYMADMLSPEEWDKVAGVRRPDIM, from the exons atgGCGTCCGCCTCCCTGTTGCTCCGCCTCCCCACGCCCTCCACTGCACCTTCCTCCGgggcctcctcctcgttcctcTCCCTGCCTCCGACCTTGCTCCGTCAGGCGCGGGGTGGcgcggcgtcctcctccgcgctggtggcgcgggcggcgtcggGGGGGAGCCCGAACCCGCTCTTCAACCCGAGGGCCGACCCGTTCCTGTctaccctcgccgccgcctcgccggaggagctccaggcggcggcggcaggtggcgggcgccgcggcgacgaccACCTGCCGTTCCTCGAGATCTTCCAGAACGCCAAGCTCATGGCCTCGCCCGCGCAG GTGGAACGATCTAGCAGTTCTTACAGTCAGCACAGGCCTAGAAGGCCTCCCCCTGACTTGCCATCATTGCTTCTTCATGGCCGAATTGTTTACATTGGCATGCCG TTGGTGCCAGCAGTTACAGAGCTTGTCGTTGCGCAGTTGATGTACCTTGAGTGGATGAATAGTAAAGAACCTGTTTACATATACATCAACTCCACAGGAACAGCTCGTGATGATGGTGAACCA GTTGGAATGGAGAGTGAAGGTTTTGCTATCTACGATGCCATGATGCGGATGAAAACTGAG ATCCATACACTTTGTATAGGAGCTGCGGCAGGTCATGCCTGTCTTGTACTTGCAGcaggaaagaaaggaaaacgCTATATGTTCCCTCATGCCAAAG CTATGATTCAGCAACCTCGTATCCCTTCATATGGAATGATGCAAGCATCTGATGTTGTTATTCGGGCAAAAGAG GTTGTGCACAACAGGAACACCTTAGTGAGACTTTTAGCAAGGCACACGGGGAat CCACCAGAGAAAATAGACAAGGTGATGAGAGGACCATTTTATATGGATTCCTTGAAGGCAAAGGAGTTTGGTGTCATTGACAAG ATCCTTTGGCGTGGTCAAGAGAAGTACATGGCTGACATGCTCTCCCCAGAGGAATGGGACAAAGTTGCTGGAGTCAGACGCCCTGATATTATGTGA
- the LOC127766863 gene encoding uncharacterized protein LOC127766863 isoform X1, with protein sequence MASGEKNPSFGVHGPTVIGPRSWGGPKRLGRESPRFPRPVSLPPSRGELRRSAAARGSGCGGDRRRAGGRAAMELSMSGGALRTFTRCVTCLARVGSDLVLQAHPAKLELHTLNSSRSAYASISLARDFFDEFSLSAAAAADSAPSSTPLQCSVLLKSVLSVLRTPTAALDRIAASLPNPDAPKLQLTLHCLNGVKKTYWIACSAESEVQTLALDRSNFSSRLAIRPRDLARLLSNFQSSLQELTVIATDPAAGLSNVGVDGEIEGKAVELRSYIDPTKDDCDTRLHTQLWIDPTEEFVEYVHSGDPVDVTFGVKELKAFLTFCEGCEVDILLFFQKAGEPVLLVPKFGLDNGSSSDFDATLVLATMLVSQLTDSSVAQQPTTSAQRAEEPRVAATPPPVPENVSNHTKIWSELSGSAPKSFEVNREKYTQKERNANSNALNDTSMLHSVNARYKPPVADNANDTMQPMQMDHLEEPPDVVSDIPRSQHHPSNWVGADEDDDDDEDEELFVQTTPHYMD encoded by the exons ATGGCTTCGGGAGAGAAAAACCCTAGCTTCGGCGTCCATGGGCCCACCGTTATTGGGCCACGTTCGTGGGGAGGCCCAAAACGACTCGGCCGAGAAAGCCCACGCTTCCCCCGACCGGTTTCCCTCCCCCCGAGTCGAGGCGAGCTGAGAcgaagcgcggcggcgcggggaagcggttgcggcggcgaccggcggcgggcgggcgggcgggcggcgatgGAGCTGTCTatgagcggcggcgcgctgcgGACGTTCACGCGGTGCGTCACCTGCCTCGCGCGCGTCGGCTCCGACCTCGTCCTCCAGGCCCACCCCGCCaag CTTGAGCTGCACACGCTCAACAGCTCGCGGTCGGCGTACGCGTCCATCTCGCTGGCGCGGGACTTCTTCGACGAGTTcagcctctccgccgccgccgccgccgactcggcgccgtcgtcgacgccgctCCAGTGCAGCGTCCTCCTCAAGTCCGTCCTCTCCGTGCTCCGCACGCCGACCGCCGCGCTCGACCgcatcgccgcctccctccccaaccCCGACGCGCCCAAGCTCCAGCTCACCCTCCACTGCCTCAACG GGGTGAAGAAGACGTACTGGATCGCGTGCAGCGCGGAGTCAGAGGTGCAGACGCTGGCGCTCGACCGCAGCAACTTCTCCAGCCGCCTCGCCATCCGGCCGCGGGACCTGGCGCGCCTGCTCTCCAATTTCCAGTCCTCGCTGCAGGAGCTCACGGTTATTGCCACCGATCCTGCTGCTGGGCTCTCCAACGTCGGCGTGGATGGTGAGATTGAGGGGAAGGCTGTCGAGCTCAGAAGCTACATTGACCCGACGAAAG ATGATTGCGATACGAGGCTGCACACGCAGCTGTGGATTGACCCGACAGAGGAGTTCGTGGAGTATGTACATTCTGGTGATCCAGTGGATGTCACATTCGGGGTGAAAGAACTCAAG GCTTTCTTAACATTTTGTGAAGGATGTGAAGTTGATATCCTCCTATTCTTTCAGAAGGCTGGCGA GCCTGTCCTTTTGGTTCCCAAATTTGGGCTTGACAATGGATCAAGTTCTGATTTTGATGCAACACTAGTTCTTGCCACTATGCTTGTATCACAACTTACTGACAGCAGTGTTGCCCAACAACCAACTACTTCTGCACAGCGAGCAGAAGAACCAAGGGTTGCTGCTACACCACCACCAGTCCCTGAAAATGTCTCAAACCATACTAAAATATGGTCGGAGCTATCAG GTAGTGCTCCCAAAAGTTTTGAAGTTAACAGAGAAAAATACACCCAGAAGGAGAGAAATGCCAATTCTAATGCACTGAATGACACATCAATGCTGCATAGTGTAAATGCTCGCTACAAGCCACCAGTCGCTGATAATGCAAACGATAC AATGCAGCCTATGCAAATGGATCACTTGGAAGAGCCTCCTG ATGTTGTCAGTGATATTCCTCGATCACAGCATCACCCAAGCAATTGGGTAGGTgctgatgaagatgacgatgatgacgaaGATGAGGAGCTTTTCGTCCAAACAACACCGCACTACATGGACTAG
- the LOC127766865 gene encoding 40S ribosomal protein S21, producing the protein MDAEARVFLSRSHNIYCPRSSCSSSPFKRRRRRCSLRSRFPSPGDSVAVVVFASSTATMQNEEGQMVDLYVPRKCSATNRIITAKDHASVQINIGHVDENGLYDGRFTTFALSGFIRAQGDADSALDRLWQKRKAEVKQQ; encoded by the exons ATGGACGCCGAAGCTAGGGTTTTTCTCTCCCGAAGCCATAATATATATTGCCCTCGCTCCTCGTGTTCTTCTTCCCCCTTcaaacgccgccgccgccgctgctctctTCGGTCTCGCTTCCCTTCTCCGGGAGATTCAG TCGCTGTTGTGGTGTTTGCTTCATCCACCGCCACCATGCAGAACGAGGAGGGTCAGATGGTGGACCTCTACGTCCCCAGGAAGTG CTCGGCCACGAACAGGATCATCACCGCCAAGGACCACGCCTCGGTCCAGATCAACATTGGGCATGTGGATGAGAATGGGCTGTACGATGGCCGCTTCACCACCTTTGCTCTCTCTGGGTTCATCCGTGCTCAG GGAGATGCTGACAGTGCTCTGGATAGGCTGTGGCAGAAGAGGAAGGCTGAGGTCAAGCAGCAGTAG
- the LOC127766863 gene encoding uncharacterized protein LOC127766863 isoform X2, whose product MELSMSGGALRTFTRCVTCLARVGSDLVLQAHPAKLELHTLNSSRSAYASISLARDFFDEFSLSAAAAADSAPSSTPLQCSVLLKSVLSVLRTPTAALDRIAASLPNPDAPKLQLTLHCLNGVKKTYWIACSAESEVQTLALDRSNFSSRLAIRPRDLARLLSNFQSSLQELTVIATDPAAGLSNVGVDGEIEGKAVELRSYIDPTKDDCDTRLHTQLWIDPTEEFVEYVHSGDPVDVTFGVKELKAFLTFCEGCEVDILLFFQKAGEPVLLVPKFGLDNGSSSDFDATLVLATMLVSQLTDSSVAQQPTTSAQRAEEPRVAATPPPVPENVSNHTKIWSELSDVVSDIPRSQHHPSNWVGADEDDDDDEDEELFVQTTPHYMD is encoded by the exons atgGAGCTGTCTatgagcggcggcgcgctgcgGACGTTCACGCGGTGCGTCACCTGCCTCGCGCGCGTCGGCTCCGACCTCGTCCTCCAGGCCCACCCCGCCaag CTTGAGCTGCACACGCTCAACAGCTCGCGGTCGGCGTACGCGTCCATCTCGCTGGCGCGGGACTTCTTCGACGAGTTcagcctctccgccgccgccgccgccgactcggcgccgtcgtcgacgccgctCCAGTGCAGCGTCCTCCTCAAGTCCGTCCTCTCCGTGCTCCGCACGCCGACCGCCGCGCTCGACCgcatcgccgcctccctccccaaccCCGACGCGCCCAAGCTCCAGCTCACCCTCCACTGCCTCAACG GGGTGAAGAAGACGTACTGGATCGCGTGCAGCGCGGAGTCAGAGGTGCAGACGCTGGCGCTCGACCGCAGCAACTTCTCCAGCCGCCTCGCCATCCGGCCGCGGGACCTGGCGCGCCTGCTCTCCAATTTCCAGTCCTCGCTGCAGGAGCTCACGGTTATTGCCACCGATCCTGCTGCTGGGCTCTCCAACGTCGGCGTGGATGGTGAGATTGAGGGGAAGGCTGTCGAGCTCAGAAGCTACATTGACCCGACGAAAG ATGATTGCGATACGAGGCTGCACACGCAGCTGTGGATTGACCCGACAGAGGAGTTCGTGGAGTATGTACATTCTGGTGATCCAGTGGATGTCACATTCGGGGTGAAAGAACTCAAG GCTTTCTTAACATTTTGTGAAGGATGTGAAGTTGATATCCTCCTATTCTTTCAGAAGGCTGGCGA GCCTGTCCTTTTGGTTCCCAAATTTGGGCTTGACAATGGATCAAGTTCTGATTTTGATGCAACACTAGTTCTTGCCACTATGCTTGTATCACAACTTACTGACAGCAGTGTTGCCCAACAACCAACTACTTCTGCACAGCGAGCAGAAGAACCAAGGGTTGCTGCTACACCACCACCAGTCCCTGAAAATGTCTCAAACCATACTAAAATATGGTCGGAGCTATCAG ATGTTGTCAGTGATATTCCTCGATCACAGCATCACCCAAGCAATTGGGTAGGTgctgatgaagatgacgatgatgacgaaGATGAGGAGCTTTTCGTCCAAACAACACCGCACTACATGGACTAG